Part of the Salmo trutta chromosome 2, fSalTru1.1, whole genome shotgun sequence genome, acacacacacacacacacacacacacacacacacacacacacacacacacacacacacacacacaatcccctcTCATATAGACACAGTAcaaccccccccaacaaaaaaacCCTGCAAAAATGCACCTCTTTACAGTAAGTTCTCGCTAGATCAATAATGATTGATGGGGGCTCTTTGTATAATCGTCATGTTCTACTCAGTTCATAGCCGTACGACACAGCGCCTGTGGCTAGCCCCTAGCCTGGTCTGCACTCCGGTAGTCAATCAAATCGCAGCTTAAAAATAACAGTTTGTTAGCACCATTGATTTAGCACTTAGAGCGTGTCCTTTCTACCTTGTAATTATGGTCAGTGTTGACATAGAGCACACACACCCCGCCTCCCCCCAACACCCTAAGCCTCTGTTCAGGAGAATTTATGGGTCTTAGTTTTATATGGCCATTTTATGTCTGTGTTCCCCAGTTAGAGCAAGGCTTGAGCTGCAGCCAAAGGCCTGTATTTCATTCGTCGAGGTCAGGGTTCCAAGGAAACCCCCGTTCAACTAAATAGTCTGCTCCACTGTTGAACCAGAGGGAACAGGGATTCCCCTCCCTTAACGCTCATTAAAACACACGATTGCCATGTAGTGTCCTAATCATGTCATTAATGTCATTCATGAGGGAAATATGATACAAGGTTATGACTCTGAATGGGGCACGGGTGGACTCATGTCACACTAAACCAAAACCTTCCATTCAGAAACAGACAGGAAGGAATCGCCTCTAAATGAATTACAATGAGGCCCTCACTTTCATTCCATTAAGGGACTGCTAGAATGCTCTGTTAGAATGCTCTGTTAGAATGCTCTGTTAGAATGCTCTGTTAGAATGCTCTGTTAGAATGCTCTGTTGCAATGCTCTGTAGACTATCATGTTATTATGAAAACTAAGGGGAAAAGCTTGACAAAACAAGAGTAATCTGTGTCACTATAGCTGTGTACCAGACAGTACAGCTACAACCAACCAAGAGTTGGTCTGTTACAGTGAAAGGTAGGTAACCCAACACCTATACCAAATGGTAATACTGTAGAACTCTGGTAATGTCTTCCTGATACACCTCCAATAAATTCAGAGCAGGTGGCATTATTCTTCTTCTATGAAACATGTAATGGGTTGTTTTGACATTCCCCTATAAACTAGTACCCTTAGGGCTCTATTTTCGGCTGGTGTTAAACCACGCTCGTTGGCAATTTCAACCTGCTATTTTACAACCCTTGCACCAGGATTGGTAGTTTACCTGTCATATATCAGCTCACTTgtgctgaggtgggaggggtggcaatATCTGAGGTGTGTGCTTAAAAAGCGCCAAAGTGTCAATTTCAGGAAGTGTTGGtggggatatttaagaccaaaCAAAGGCTGGTCTTAGAGGTAACATGTTGGTTATGGTAAGGATTTTGTCCAGCGGAAGTGCTACCTATCTACTCGTGACGCACAGTGCCCATATGCTCATGGAACAAGAGAGGAGATGTGCTTTTTGTGCCAGTAACCCTcgtatatatataaaacatatatcAATTTTTTTCCCATTTCGCATAATTTGTTGAAAAATCAAGCATAGTCTCCCCTCAATGAAGGGTGTTTTTTTTGTTCTGCCCAATGCATTCAGCAAGTAGTCCTACTAGTAGCCAAGCCTATCAATAAAGGCTTTGACTCCTGAGACTGCTTTGAATCAAATCACCAAAGCttttttaaaggcccaatgcagacatatttatatcaatatcaaatccttTTTGGGTAATAGTTTTCcataaaaatgaacaaaaatagctttttagcaaaaaacgacactatgatatatatatatatatatatatatatatatatatatgcaaaagtatgtggacccccttcaaattagtgtataaaatcgagcatacagccatgcattctccagagacaaacattggcagtagaatggccttactgaagagctcagtgacattcaacgtggcactgttataggatgccacctttccaacaagtcagttcgtcaaatttctgccctgctgcagccgcccaggtcaactgtaagtgctgttattgagaaacaacagctcagccgcaaagtggtaggccacacaagctcacagaacgggaccgccgagtgctgaggTGCTTAAAAATCGTCtatcctctgttgcaacactcactagcaACATCAGCAACGttcgccgggagcttcatgaaatgggtttccatagctgagcagccgcacacaagcttaagaccaccatgcgcaatgccaagcgtcggctggagtggtgtaaagctcgccgccattggactctggagcagtggaaacgcgttctatggagtgatgaatcacgcgtcaccatctggcagtccaacggacaaatctgggttttgcctgatgccaggagaacgctacctgccccaatgcatagtgccaactgtaaagtttggtggaggagaaatattggtctggggctgtttttcatggtccgGGCTatggccctttagttccagtgaagggaaatcttaacgctacagcatacaatgacattttagatgattctgtgcttccaactttgtggcaacagtttggggaaggccctttcctgtttcagcatgacaatgcccccatgcacaaagcgaggtccatacagaaacggtttgtcGAGCTCAGTGtgggagaacttgactggcctgcacagagccctgatctcaaccctatcaaacaccttcgagatgaattggaacaccgactgcgagccaggcctaaatgcccaacatcagtgcctgacctcaatgattattttgtggctgaatggaagcaagtccctgcagcaatgttccaacatctagtggaaaaccttcccagaagagtagaggctgttataacagcaaagggggaccaactccatattaatactcatgattttggaatgagatgttcaacgagcaggtgtccacatacttttggtcatgtagtgtatttctcaaggaagaattttgctaggactgtctgggagtggtctgagtggggagggaaaacTTCAAACTAGCTCttattggcagaaaggtttggaactctctttgttattggtctattaaccaattcaCAGCCTGGCGATGTCACCAGGCAAGCTGAAAGCTCAGCCCATGCAACTCACGCTGATTAGACGTTCCTGTATAggttgtattttcaaccagcaactatcaggaaataacactgatccatttttttcactcacacttttacagtgttagtttcatcaccCGTTGTACAATAGCATacaaaacaaaggaaaaatatcattttgactgcactgggcctttaaaagaTTAAGTTTGGGAGCAGaaaaacagtgagctgacatcCCCTTTTTTTGTTGTAGCCTATtgtacattattttagccatTATTTAATTTCTCTTGTTCAAATATCCATCCCCATTTCCATAGAGCACCTCTCATCTGGTTACCAAAGACGGCTGCTCCAAACATATTTCAATGATTCAGTCATATAATGCCATATCAACCGTTGGCCTAGGCTATGTCTTGCTTATTGAGAACGTGCCTCACACATACAGTGCCATTTACAAGAGCCTAGTATTTTTGATTTGAGGAGAAGTGCGATGCGTAAAGACATGTGGGCTTATACTCCCTGAAGCCAATCCCAACGTTGACTACCAACACGCCAAACATTTAGAGCAAAAACGGGATGTTTTTTCAAACTTTTGCTATTAGTTGTTACTGTAGCCTATGCTATTTAATAAACTGTAGTATCAATCCACAGTGTACTGGGATTAGAATATTCTGTGCCCCCAGccgaattggagttgatgacaacgcAAAGACCGTCAATAACCGATAGAACTTGAGACAGCAGCATGCAGTATTAAGTCACGACACGCGTTGATTGGCCAGTGCGTGGCCAAGCCCTCCTCACAccttaaatgtatttattcatcaaaacccagccctttcgcgCCACCGCCAGCTATGAATATAGCAACAAATATTTCGGACACACCCCGTGTCCTAGACCATTGTGTTAGGCTCGTTAAAGAAACGTCTTTATCTGACACTGCAGAGGAGACCACCTTGTTCGGCTAAGAGTTCATTAACTATTCCACTGGAAGACTGGAAATGATCCTTAACTCTTTCTACAACATGTCAAATAGTACCGCTTATGCATACTGTAAAAAACAGGATATATGATAACACACGAATCCAAGCCTTCCAATACTGCTTCAATCTGCAAACAAGGTCCTGAAAAGCTTCGAGGGCGGCAATGCCCAAATTGCAACAGATTGATTTCCAGTAGAGAGGCTGTAACACGTAGATACACTGCATGTTTCTACACAATGGccataaaacacagggaaatagATTGAAGGAAAAGAGCTGAGATGCAGGATGCTTCACCTGCAGTTTGTGTTCAACACAGCAGGGGTTTTGCATGGCTGCTCTCTCAATTAACCCTCATGATACAGATACAGACTCAGTAATGAACCCCAATACCATTATAGAAGATCTGATGGGCATTTCTCCCCCAGTGGCTCAAGGATAGACAATGGAGGggttggaatagaatagaattgattagaatagaataaaacagaactgtttagaatagaatagaatctacacgtaactaccaaaataaaggaaacaccataAATTGTCTTAATAAGGCGtggggccaccacgagccagaacagcatCAATTCACCTTGGAATGGATTCTACAAGTTTCTGGAAGTATATTGGGgcgatgcaacaccattcttccacaagagaTTCCATAATTTGCTGTTTTGTGGATGGTGTCTCAGCAAACGCTTcaaaatctcccataagtgttcaatgaAATATGTTTTTATGCTCATCAAAACATTCAGTGACCGCTCGTGCCCTTTCGATGGGGGTATTGTTACCCTATGGGAGCATGGCCATAGTAGGCAAAATAATGGCCAAAATAATGGCcagcccagcatttttatacatgaccgtAAGCATGGTGGGATACCagttgcttaattaactcaaaaACCACACCTGTATGGAAgcatctgctttcaatatactttctaTCCCttgtttactcaagtgtttccgtTATTTTTGCAATTACCTGTATATAGCATGTTGATGAAGTGCATGAAGGAACTGTGACTGGCGTTGTTGATGCTGACCTTACTGACAATGTAGATGAGGTCACCTCTTTGGAAGGCCAGCTCGTCAGGCTCGTCTGCCTCACAGTCCCACAAGCCCTGGTAGTAATTGGCATAGTCTATGGACCACCCTGAGCAAAAACACACAATGCTGTTACCTAAAATATTACACTTGAATCGAAAGTCTAAATATCAAAACACTTTGAATAACTTGAATAGTGAGTACTACCCCTATCAAAACTATATTTATCTGaaagacacacctacacacctcctCTCTAGAACAGCAGCTTGCTGATATCATATGTCCTTCCTACCCTCATCTATCTTGTATTAACATAAACAGCTGGCAAATTCTGACAAAGATGACTTTGCGAAAGAGGAGAGGTTGATACAGATCATTGAAGGGTCATCCAAaatgttgtttgttttttacttttTCCTATTTTGCCGGTCAGTGAATGCTGTGAGTGGGATTCAGACCTGATTTCATGCTCTTCTCACTGATCTCCTCAGTGGATCCTGGAATGTCATCCTCTGGAAAACACAATGAAAACAAAAGAGGtgagacatttaaaaaataactttCCTGAAACAAAATCATGCACTTTCTGTGTTGTGGAGATGTAGGGTACAGCCTGTCTTCCCACCACCTCCCTTGGCCCTCCAGTGCCTTTTAAGAAAATCTGAGAGCAGGGTGAGAAAGTGAAAAAAAAGAGACTGCCATTCGATACACCATCTGTGGTCAGGGTCTACTCTGTACCCATCCCAGATGGCTTTCTATGGTGAAAAGGCATATTTCTCTCCAACCAATGATTTCGGCAAAGGGGAAACAGAACCTTTATGTATCTCAAATGGAGGTATGGATGATGACACGGAGAAGTCACCCCCTTTGGTTGTTCTCAGGACCCATTTAGCCACCCACCTGCATGTGGGACAGTCCTGTATTTCCTCTATAACTACAGCCACACCTCTGACGCTCTTATTAGGATAACATGATTTATAATGTGTAATTAGTCTTTGAGTTACAGTGATAGTGATACACCTCTAAGGGGTTATGagagcgtgtgtctgtgtgtctgttctcATACCTGGGAGCACCTCGTAGATATCATCCTCTTCCCCCCCCTGGCTGGGCCtaccttcctcctggctactgaGAGAGGCTTTGACCTGCTGGGGCAGGACTGGGAAGGGGGCGGGCCACGGGGGATGGCTGGCCACCCCCTCAATGTCATCATAGGTCTCATCCTCAAAGGGGATAAAGCTGGAACTCAAATCTGCATAGAACACAGGCACGGCATAAATAATGAGCAGTATCTCTGTATAGATCACAGTAAGAGTCACATCCCCTTGTAGTAGATGGCATCTGACATCCCCTGTTGACTGTATTTTCAAAAGATCTGTGAAATATCTCGTCATTCTGATGGACATTCGTGGACACCTTTGATGACCAGCCGGGGGGAAAAGGAAGTGAACAATCTCAAATTCACCCAGCATAAACCAACAGCAAACAGGGAGAAAAACCTTTGCCTCCAACTCCCTGTATATCTGGGTCTTGTATAGTAGTAAAAGTGGACAAGACAAATGATGTGGTGTCTGTTACTTCCCGCAAGTCAGCCCATTTCAGAGCAGCCGGTGCAGCCGGTGCAGCCTGCCTCTCTCAGACGGAGCAGCGCTGTGATTGCTGGCGACTGGGCACTGCAACACAGGGTATCGGCTCCTCTGTGATACACCATTGGCCAGGCAAAAATCAATGCCGCTAGAGGATAACCAGAAAGTCTACCAATACATTTCCCGTAAGGAGGAAAtcggtcggggggggggggggggcctgcgTGACATGAATGCCTTGTGACGTGGTGGATGAGGAGGTCAGGAAGGAGTCTGATTGGTCAGTTTGGGGATGGATATATTTGGGAATGGATATAAACGGTTTATTTCCTGCCCTTTCAGGCCAAAAAGTCAGTGAGGCAATACCAATCTAACAGACGACAAGAAAACTAACACaatcatcactgtatccttttcTATTACTGTGTCTTTGAAATAGCTTTGGAAATATGTTGACATACCTTTCAGGACAAAGTTGATCTGGTCCACCCATTCCCTGGCTTCTCGCGGACTGCTAGCACTGAACTGGGGAGGATAGCCACCGTCATACAATATGATCATTAGGTCAGACTGGTATGCTATGAAACATCACTGGGAGGAGTCCCTTGTATTGCTTTTGTACTGTACACCCACCTGGAAGGAGTGTCGGCCAGGGGCACTCAGCTCAAAGCAGGCATTTTTCTTGGAGTCTTTACGTAGGTTGGCCACCATCTCTGCACTGTAACCCTTGATATAGAAGGAGCCCTTCTGctgcttgtctgaaggaagaacagtgTTAACTCAATCTCCTCACCCAAATGTTCACATGTATGAGTTCCAGGCATAAATAACTGTACATGGATAAATTGTATGTCTTAGTGTGACGTGAGGGTTTCAAACCGACCTTTGTCACTCCCAAAGTAGTAGAATATTGTGTTTTTGAGGACACACCATCGCTTTTGCCATTCTAAGCTGAAGAAGCTGTGGTCTACATGGAAAACGGAATGAAAACAAGTCTTTGAATGAGCATTCAACGTGACATATTTGCATCATATTTGACTCCATAATCTACCTTGTCGTTTCTTCTCCAGGTAGCC contains:
- the LOC115158608 gene encoding src kinase-associated phosphoprotein 1; its protein translation is MGTVSEDVRRLLNDCELFVSDILQDENLSKHARETRDVLLNNFRVIYSRNPQAFPFRSESRQEDSSDDNQSSSQGRSAPSDDLSVASDYQDEGSPDYFEEIQMVAAQDLSNILKQGYLEKKRQDHSFFSLEWQKRWCVLKNTIFYYFGSDKDKQQKGSFYIKGYSAEMVANLRKDSKKNACFELSAPGRHSFQFSASSPREAREWVDQINFVLKDLSSSFIPFEDETYDDIEGVASHPPWPAPFPVLPQQVKASLSSQEEGRPSQGGEEDDIYEVLPEDDIPGSTEEISEKSMKSGWSIDYANYYQGLWDCEADEPDELAFQRGDLIYIVSKEYNINGWWVGELNGTVGIVPKDFVHPAYIL